The following are encoded together in the Candidatus Obscuribacterales bacterium genome:
- the psaJ gene encoding photosystem I reaction center subunit IX, whose translation MQDLLKYLSTAPVLAAAWMLVTAGILIEFNRFYPDLLFTPF comes from the coding sequence ATGCAGGATCTCTTGAAGTATTTGTCTACCGCGCCGGTTTTGGCAGCAGCCTGGATGCTGGTCACGGCTGGTATCTTGATTGAATTCAACCGGTTCTACCCAGACCTGTTGTTTACACCGTTCTAA